Below is a genomic region from Eulemur rufifrons isolate Redbay chromosome 24, OSU_ERuf_1, whole genome shotgun sequence.
TGTTTTCCCAAGTCATCTCATCGTAAGAATCATATTCCCTTCCTGCATCTATGGTCCTAGCACTGCCTACCGCCTCACCTTGAATTTCAATGATGAGCCATGTATGTTAGCCTCTTACTTCAGCCCTTTAGGGACCCTCTCCTCTCTGGGACACAAGAACTCATGCAACCCAGGCACCTTCTCACACACAATTTAGGAGTCCCAGTTCCTTGTCTCTCAAGAAgtccaatgttttatttttatttattttttgagacagagtctcagtctgtctcacggctacagtgccatggtgtcagcctagcccatagcaacctcaaactcctgggctcaagtgattctcctgcctcagactcctgagtagctgggattataggcacccaccaccacgcttcgttaatttttctatttttagtagagatgggatctcactcttgctcaggctggtcttgaacttctgagctcaagctcAGGCAGCCCCAGGGAACCACCTGTACCTTCAGTGAGTCACACAAAAATCCTGTGACTGTGACAGGCAGGTGGTAACCAGATAGCAAGCATTGTTGTTtgtttctctccctgtctcctcccacctcaacctcccttgtgctaggattacaggtgtgagccacctcacccagcctattttttaatttttagacagagtctcactctgttgcctgggctagagtgtagtggcatcagcctagctcacagcaacctcaaactcctgggtgtcaagctatcctcctgcctcagcctcttgagtagctggaactacaggcatgcaccaccatgtccagctaatttttctattttttttttagtagaaacggagtctcgctcttgctcaggctggtttcaaactcctgacctcaagcgatcttcccaactccacctcccagagcgctaggattacaggcatgagccacgtgTCCAGCCAAGAATTTAAGTGTTTTAAATGCCAGCCTGTGCTCCCAAACTTTCAGCACTTCTACTCCCAACCACTGTGGGTGTACAACCGGAAGAACTATAAAACCCATCAGGTCCTAGAGCAGGTGGAACTTGTgctctgtggcctgttgggaaatGTAGTCCCCTTGTCCCCTTCTGCCCCCAGGCTTCTTGCTACCTCTTTCTCACCACACATCACCTGAGTTTGCCCACAAAGAAGCTCCCATTCCGAGATAGGTCTGTGGGGTCCACGGAGATGAGGTAATTTGAGGTtttgctcctttttctctttcgCCCAGCCAGGAGCAAGTGCTGTGGATGGGAGGAACAGCCCATCAGAACGGATTTCTGGCATCTGGCTCCAGTTAGGAGTCCAAAGATAAGGAAACCCAATGTCCCATGACTAAAGAGCAGGTGATGACACAAGCATTCTAGGGTTTGCTGGGAGACGTGGTTCTCACTGAAGGAAGATATCAGCTGGGTCCTAAAGCAGAGCTTCACATCTTAACATCTCCCCCTTATTCCTTCTGCCAATGGGTCTGGGGTTGGGGCTTGGGCCACGCAGGGAAGTGCCAGAATGTGACAGGCAGAGCCTGGCTTTGGAGAATGTGAGGCAGCCTCTCTTGCAACATTGCAGCAGGACTTTGGTAGGTCTTTCATCTAGGAAAAGTGGGTCTGGCTCTGATCAGGGAAAAGCCTCTTCCTGGGAGAGAGAAAGTATGCTGAGGAGGCCACACTGAGAGGGTTGGGGCTTGACTTTGGAACGGAAACTCTGTAAGGGGCGGGGCTTGGTTCCAGGGCGGGGCTTAATCCAGGATTGGATGGGTTGTGATAGCAAAGAAGGCTCAGTGCGCTCCAGGCTTGGACCAATAAAGAAAGGACCAATAACACACCTCCAGTGGgtgtaaggggtagggttttggATCCCTGAGAGGGCGTGGCCTGACTTTGAGAAAGGCCGGCCCAACTCTGGAGCGCACAAGGCTTGGTTATGGGAAGGGTAAGGCCAACGCTACTGCGCTCTGTAAGGAGAAGATTCTAGTTCTGGTAAAGGCAAGAGGTGGTATTGGAGTTGACAGGTCCTAGCTGTATGAGGCTGGGGGGCCTCGGGCCCAAAGGGGTTGGACCGCACCTTCCGGCCGTCGGCCGCCTCCAGGAAGAGGTAGTAGGAGGGGAACATGCCCTTGTCTACGCCCTGCTTGTTGCGACTGATGCAGCACTGCAACGTGAGGCCCGGGGGCAGCGGCCGCAACACATACGCCTCTATGGACCTGCCCAGGTGACGGCCTGGGGTGCCGGGTGCCAGGCAGCCCGTCCTCCACACATTGATGCTGCTCTCGCCAACAGTGCCTTCCAGGGCCTTGGACACCTCCTGGTTGGCTGCTGCTGGGGAGTTGGTCTCTGTAGACTCCgactcctctttcttctcttccaggTCTTCAGCCTAGCCCATGCACCAAATTCAAAGTTGAGGGACGTTCACACAAAAtcagattgaaaagaaaaaaaaaaaaccgaagtTGAGGGACAGCTGGCCTCAGCCTTGCCAACTACTGACTGGCCTGGCCAGTCCAGGGttaagcccccccccccccccgccatgttttctgctttttgatCAACCATCTCAGTCAGCCCACCCACAAGCCCTCATCTGGTTGATTGGCCAGCTCTATTTGCTTTCTTCTGCAGCCACACCCACCTACTGATTGGAGAATTTCTCTGGGAACACTGCTCATTCCTCCAAACGATGTTGATGTGTTCTGGATAACATAACACAGCCCAGATCCACCCCAAGTGAAACCATCTACTGCACTTTCACCAGCACCAGTGTAAGTGCTGATTGGCCCTTCCCCACCAATGCTCTGATCCCTCCAAAGGTTATGGGGCTGCATTTTAATGGCCACGCCCACATCAAGTCAAATCCTCTGATTTGATAAATGGCACTCACACACAGCCTCTGCTAGCCCAATCACAACAGGCTGTGGGCAGAATTTTAGCCCCACTCTCCCCAGAGATCCTAGGCTAGCCCTCCTCTTACATCCTTAGTAGCTGTGCCTCCCTCCACCTGGTAGGAGGTCAAGTTTTCAGGTCCCAGGTCAACATCCATTTCATGGTGTGTTCCCAGGTCACCATCCATTCCAGGGTTTGTTCCCAGGTCACCATCCATTCCAGGGTTTGGTTCCACATTGGGCACCTTGTATTCATCCTCAACATCCTGGGATTGACTCTTCTCCTCCACACTGGTCCCTAAGTGGTGCAAGAAACCCAGGATAAGCTCAGGACACCTGGGTCACAGGAGTTTGGAACAAAGTCATCAGTACTAGCTAAAGAAGGCTAGAACTCAGTCCCTACTCATCACTCAGCGCCTCACTTGccacatcctcctcctcccccatgcACATGGGAGTCTACAAGGGGCTAGGAGTTTCTGACTCCCTAAGGACAGGGAGGGGTTAGAgtctttcccatttctttgtcCCAGAGAGAGCAAGGGAGAGACTGGGGGACTAAGATGGGGGAGGTTGAATTCGGGATGATAATGAAGAGTTCTGTCATTGAAATCATTGGCTATGTCatgagaataaaaggaaatgttaacacaatgaaatattataagggaataaaaaggaatgaggtactgataatactacaacacggatgaaccttaaaaatgttctaagtgaaagaagccaaactcaaaagaccacatattgtctgattccatttatataaaatgtcagaataggcaaatctacaaaGACACAACTTAGATTAGCGGTTGCCGGGGGCCAGAGGGAAATGGAACGGGGGCAACTGCTAAATGGTacagggttttttgggggggtggtaaaagtgttctaaaattgattgtggtgatggttgcacaattctgtgaatacaGTCAGCCCCCACTATCTGAGGGTTCCATATCCATGGTTTCAACCATCCACTGacaaaaaatatttggggaaaaattttttttaaataacaagacAACAAAtgataatacaaattttaaaaatattgcattaaaaatattgcattggaataagaaaaaaatacagtatgtcaaccatttacatagcatttacattgtattggatATTATAAGTAGTCTAGagatttcatatatatacatatatatatatatatatatttttttttttttttagagaaggggtctcactctgtggccaggctggagtgcagtagcctggtcatagctcactgcaacctcaactcctgggttcaagtgatcctcctgcctcagcctcctgagtcactgggaatACAGGCCCaagtcaccacacccagcaagAGACAATTTAAAGTATACGCGAGTACGTGggtaggttatgtgcaaatactaggCTATTTCATATCAGAGACTTCAGCATCTGAAGACTTTAGTAtctgcaggggtcctggaaccaatgttCCGCAGATACAGATGGTTGACTGTATCCTAAAACCATGGAattgtaaactttattttttttatttttttgagacagagtctcgctctcttgcctggactagagtgccatggtggcagcctagctcatagcaacctcaaactcctgggctaaagtgattcttctgcctcagcctctggagtagccaggactacaggcatgcgccaccatgcctggctaattttttctatatatttttagttatccagctaatttctttctattttcagtagagacagggtctcactcttgctcaggctggtcttgaactcctggccttaagtgatcttcctgactcagccttccagagtgctaggattacaggcatgagccaccccaccagGCCAACTGTAAACTTTAAATGAGTAAATcctatagtatgtgaattatgactcaataaagctgttaccatTAAAAGGGGAGGATTTACCCCATGGACCAGGGGAGCAGATATCACCCCTAACTCCCCCCAAATTACCAGGTTCTTGGCTGGCCAGCCAACCCCTGCGTGGAGTTCCGGGAGGCTGTTCATAAGGTGTAGGAGACACGAAAACATCTTCCATGTAGACTTCCTCCAACTCGGAATCAGAATCCTCTGAGAGCCTGGATTCGTGCAGGGGCTGGAGACCGGGATTCCTGAGTACTGGGGAAGGAAGGCTGGAGACTCAGATCCTTGGGTGCTGGAGAATGAGGCGGCTCAGGACCTGAACTCCTTGCTGTGAGGAAGGAGGGGCTCGGGTCCTGGACTCCTGAGTCCTTTGGAGAGCAAACATTaaggtcccaaactcctgggttctGGTGGGAGCGGTTCTGGGATATAGGCAGTCCAAGGACTCAAGTTTACCTGCCTCTCTCGACGACGCCATGGGGCCGCGCTTGCCGCTGCCATCTCCATCACAGGTCACAGTGCGCGGGGCACTGCAGGCACCACAGCTCAGATGTGCCTCTGGCACTCTCTCCTGGAGGAAAGGGTTCTCAAGGCCTGGAATAAGGGGCAGGGCTGGAAGAAGGTGCGGGGAGACCCATTAAAAACAATCTataggccggacgcggtggctcacgcctgtaatcctagcactctgggaggccgaggcgggaggatcgctcgacatcaggaattcgagaccagcccgagaaaagcgagaccctgtctctactaaaaatagaaaaaaattatctggacaactaaaaatttatatggaaaaaattagccaggcatggtggcgcatgcctgtagtcccagctactcgggaggctgaggcaggaggatcgcttgagcccaggagtttgaggttgctgtgagctaggctgacgccacggcactctagccagggcaacagagtgagactctgccttaataaataaataaattaattaaaaataaaaataaaaacaatctacAAATTCTGGTCCTAAGCAAAGGAAAGGAGATCTGCCCCTTCATTCACTGGGCTCCCAGAGAAGGTCCCCAATTCGCTGACCATCCAAATCTCCAAGACTCACCCAGAGCCCAAACTCCACCCTGAGGCTCAAACAGCAGAGccgctaatttttttgttgtcccctattttgcccaggctgatctcgaactattgggctcaaacgatcctcccgcgtcagcctcccaactagctaggattacaggcgtgtgcctcCACGCCTGGCCCTTCTCTCATTAAATTGTTGTGGGATTAAACAATCTGATGCCAGACAAGTCTCTAAATCACTTTAGCCCCGCCCCCCGGCTCTACCTGGCCCCACCCAGGACTCCCTGGACCCCGCTTTTGCAATCTCTGGGGGGTCCCCAGCTCCCCTGTGCTCCACCTCCAAGCTCTGCCAAGTCTGAACACAGATTCTCTCGGGGCCCGCCCCCACTGTACCTTGTTCAAACCCCGCTCTCTCTCTAGCCCCGCCCCCGAACCACACAAGCCCCGCCCCGGGCTCCCACAGCCCCTGCTCTCAAACTCTCCAGGGGTTCAGCCAGGGCCCGCCCCCATCCCCTACCAAGTCCCCGCCCCAGGGCTTCACCAGGCTCCACCCCTCTGACTCCATTAGGCCTCGCCCACCAGCTCCCACAGACCCTTTTCCAGACCAACGACCCCGACGATCCCTGGGAGCCTTTACTGACCGCTATCACTCCGGGGGTGCTTCTCCGGCCGCCACAGTCGCCGGAGCCACAGAGAAGCGTCAGGATTGGCTTGAACCATGAGGGGTTCTCGGCGCTTCCGTCGTTGCTTCTTCTCAAACAGCCGCCGCTGTGGGAGCAGGAGAAGGGGGCGTGGGGGCCAGGAGCAAGAGCCTGCATCGGTGAGAGAGTTCGTGATCCCCTTCCTCCACTGGGTCCCAGGTGTCCAGGCCCCGCGATCTGtcagctcctcctccctcagaTCCAAGAGTCCTGGCACCcaatcctctccttcccctggaTCTAGGAGTCCTGCTCTCTAGAACTCTTGTTCCTTAGAAATTCTGGAGTCTCATCACCAGGGTTTATTTGCTCCTTTAGGATCCCGatgtcttattttctcatttcgcAATTGAAGAACTTGAGGTCCAGAGAAAGCCAACATGGTCTGGGAGTCCTAGAGTAAGCCCTGGGAATGGGGCTCCTGGGAGGCCCAGAAGACTGAAGAATGGGGGTGGCAAGATTCCCGAGCACAGTACCTGCTGTTCCAGCTTCTGCAGCCTCATGGCAGCAGGCTCTTCCACCAGGATCCTGAGAGAGATGCAGGCTCATGGTAACAGCAAGCAGGGCACCTAGGTTGCCTCAAGAACCTCTCCCTCTGccatccttcccctccccagcttGGGTTCTGAGCACATGTGAGATCACAGAAGGTGCAGAGCCTGAGCCTGCTCCACCAGTTCTGAAACTCTGTCAGCACTGGTCCGTCCAGAAGCCACGAGTCACAGATCTcaggaccctcctgcctcaggactcAAGAGATGGGGGCCCCCAGGCCCTCTTCTTTCAGACCCATACGTCTTCAACCTAGTCCCCTCTCTTTAGGACACAGGAGTCCAGGTCCCCTACCCTTTCCTGCAAGGCCAATGGTGCTGGACCAGCAAACATGGTTATGAGGCCAGAGCTGAGTGCCTGGGGGCATAATCAAGCTTTATGTACCCCCTTCCACCTTCACTCCCCATCTGTTTCCCCGCTCACGCTTTCTTCCATGTGTCATTCTCCTGAGACATTCTGTAGAAGCAAAAATGAGGAGTCAGGATCCAGAACTAATATCCCAATGGACTCTGCCCACCAACACCTGATCCTAAGCTGTAAATGTTCTCCTGGACCCAGGTAGCCCAAATCCCAGCACCCACTCCCGTTGGGACCCAGTACCCTGTTCCCAGCTTTCCTCACTATCAGGGACCGAGAAATTCAGTTCTCTCTCCCACAAATACCTAACTCATGCACCCAGGCATCAGAACTCAGGACTGTGGCCCCACACACCCAATCTCTAGTGGCCCAGACCCCCAGTGCCTACCTGCCTGGGACCCTGTAGACTCCTCTTTCCCTCGTGCCTCGTGCCCGGAGAGGCTGCTCGCTCACATTGAAGCCTCTGTGCCTTGCCTCTCTGGCCAATCTCTAAGCATACCTGACCCTCTCTTTGGAAGCTGAGACCTAAACTCTGAGTCTCTGGGAAGTaggtaggagagaaaaaaaaagggctCGGAGGGAGGGGGGATTCCCACTGGGACCTGCCCTggtcccctccctcctggcccccCACGCTCCACTTCCAACAAAGCAATGACTCCTGGCCCGCTGCAGCCAGGCAACCCTGCTCCAGCGGTTCTAAATTGGAATGACATGTGGGTGTTCCTTAAAGGTACCCGAGAAAGGCTGCCTCGCAGTCTCACTCTACACCTCCTGCTTGTAAGGAACTTATGAGGCGGATTTTGCAATTGTCACTGAGCTGTAACTTGCAGACACTTCTTCAGGGGAAAGTAAATGGGAAAACCACAACTCCCATGGGACGAAGGAGCCACGTCGCCTGCGGAAGTTGACGCACGTTTCCTGGGCCTGCAGGGAGTTGTAGTCCTCCTTGAAAGTCTCCGCCCACTTTTTGCCTAAAAGGCAGGAAATGCGGCGTCAAGAGGCTGGGCTTTCGAGAAAGGAGGCGAGGCTTTCGAGAAAAGACGAGCGACTTCGGCAAGGGGCGGGGCCGCTAGACGTGGACGAAGGGGCCGAGAGCCAGCGTGGACCAATGAAACGTCTGGGGCGGGCCCTTTGTGGGAAAGTGGGCGTGGCCTAAGGGGGAAATCGCCGAGAACGCACCGGAGGTCCTTGCCGGGAAAAACGCCCTCTGCGGTGGAGGAGAGGTGAGGGCCGGGGGTTCCAGACTCTCGGGTCCTGAGGAGGGTGGGGGCCAGAGGGCTGG
It encodes:
- the TULP2 gene encoding tubby-related protein 2, encoding MSQENDTWKKAILVEEPAAMRLQKLEQQRRLFEKKQRRKRREPLMVQANPDASLWLRRLWRPEKHPRSDSGLENPFLQERVPEAHLSCGACSAPRTVTCDGDGSGKRGPMASSREAVLRNPGLQPLHESRLSEDSDSELEEVYMEDVFVSPTPYEQPPGTPRRGWLASQEPGTSVEEKSQSQDVEDEYKVPNVEPNPGMDGDLGTNPGMDGDLGTHHEMDVDLGPENLTSYQVEGGTATKDAEDLEEKKEESESTETNSPAAANQEVSKALEGTVGESSINVWRTGCLAPGTPGRHLGRSIEAYVLRPLPPGLTLQCCISRNKQGVDKGMFPSYYLFLEAADGRKHLLLAGRKRKRSKTSNYLISVDPTDLSRNGSFFVGKLRSNVLGTKFTIFDNGVNPNRQNFFLHTAQIRQELGAVCYETNILGCQGPRKMTVIIPAVDSQNERIICQPQNAQESILNRFQQGAMEELTLMKSKTPLWSEESGAYVLNFHGRVTRASVKNFQIVHPHDRYLVLQFGRVAQDAFIMDFRYPLCPLQAFAICLSSLDGKLACE